A window of Lacibacter sediminis contains these coding sequences:
- a CDS encoding lipocalin-like domain-containing protein, with the protein MRKIFLSIICFQFVCIVSTAQKTKPGKGIAGIWQLVEFADLDSVSNTWVHRYGKNPRGYFIYSPGGILSINVSSDTPLKITEEGSKNYTINFHEFFSSHAFGYFGTYTYEPAKGQVIHHVKGGTLPFYTDTEQPRQIQLKGDTAIIGDNIRTRRVLVRVE; encoded by the coding sequence AAAAATATTCCTGTCTATTATCTGTTTTCAATTTGTATGTATTGTCTCAACTGCACAAAAAACAAAACCCGGTAAAGGCATTGCCGGTATATGGCAGTTGGTTGAGTTTGCTGATTTGGATTCGGTCAGCAATACTTGGGTGCATCGCTACGGAAAAAATCCAAGAGGTTATTTTATTTACTCGCCCGGTGGTATATTAAGTATAAATGTTTCCAGCGATACACCTCTGAAAATAACAGAAGAAGGATCTAAAAATTACACGATCAATTTTCATGAATTTTTTAGCAGTCATGCTTTCGGATACTTTGGTACCTATACTTACGAACCGGCTAAGGGGCAGGTGATCCACCATGTAAAAGGAGGAACGCTTCCTTTCTATACCGATACAGAACAGCCCAGGCAAATTCAACTGAAAGGCGATACAGCAATCATAGGTGATAACATAAGAACCAGAAGGGTGCTTGTGCGGGTGGAATAA
- a CDS encoding dioxygenase family protein — protein sequence MQRRTFIKNSSLTVISISTFGGLNWNGTNYEGDTPTTTDILGPFYRPGAPLRNNLRLANSNGTPIVLKGIIFKEDGKTPINNAFVEIWHCDEHEVYDNASDDYNYRGAQKTKADGTYAFKSILPVPYKANPTDEASWRPAHIHMRVSVPDQQDLITQLYFKGGKYVETDNWASAPQAVNRILAVTKNTSGESEIVFNVIMRKEIPLDKKVYDKITGLYNMNDDSKIEFIQNDDLLFMKRNGQLISGLTYKGNNSFEGGIGFPKVRFELLTNGGSKTFVTTQTKTYTGEKFLKYS from the coding sequence ATGCAACGCAGAACATTCATCAAAAATTCATCACTCACAGTGATCAGCATCAGTACATTCGGAGGTTTAAACTGGAATGGAACAAATTATGAAGGCGACACGCCGACGACTACTGATATTCTTGGTCCTTTTTACAGACCCGGAGCGCCATTGCGAAACAATCTCAGACTTGCCAATTCAAATGGTACACCCATCGTATTAAAAGGGATCATTTTTAAAGAAGATGGAAAAACGCCCATCAACAATGCATTTGTTGAAATCTGGCATTGTGATGAGCATGAAGTGTATGATAATGCCTCTGACGACTATAACTATCGAGGCGCACAAAAAACAAAAGCAGATGGAACCTATGCGTTCAAATCTATTTTACCTGTTCCGTATAAAGCCAACCCAACTGATGAAGCATCGTGGAGGCCGGCTCATATTCACATGCGTGTATCGGTACCCGATCAACAGGACCTGATCACCCAACTTTATTTTAAAGGGGGTAAGTATGTTGAAACCGACAACTGGGCTTCTGCTCCGCAGGCAGTCAACAGAATACTTGCTGTAACAAAGAATACATCAGGAGAAAGTGAAATTGTATTTAATGTGATCATGCGCAAAGAGATTCCACTTGATAAAAAAGTGTATGATAAGATTACAGGATTATACAATATGAATGACGATAGCAAAATTGAGTTCATTCAGAACGATGACCTCTTGTTTATGAAACGCAATGGTCAATTAATTTCAGGATTAACGTACAAAGGGAACAATAGCTTTGAGGGAGGAATTGGGTTTCCAAAAGTTCGTTTTGAGTTGTTGACAAATGGTGGCTCAAAAACATTTGTTACAACTCAAACCAAAACTTATACGGGTGAAAAATTTTTAAAGTATAGTTAG
- a CDS encoding DUF418 domain-containing protein: MSTAFTPVRTSERIHIMDALRGIAILGIFIANLGAGFSFYDSSINNVGPYFHKLDHTFRFWEHVLIEGKFYSIFSLLFGWGMALQLKRSEINGLTPVKFMRRRLGFMFLLGLAHLLLLWTGDIVCFYSLIGFVFLWMRKWNDRKLFITAIVLLCLPVLIYFLRMKWNVLLAPAGLLYGTGTTIDSALTGSKSFDEFLINLKTENYFFQLKSLVAGVFYRFGDLIFQSRPLKVLGMFILGYLLGRNDRYKTILANKQLLWMIAGGGLLIGLPANYQLSKLMETGLYYQLKIEGVYQSVAYALGVAPLALAYVALFFLFAQTAVGKKVVSILQPVGKMAFTNYISHSVIGTIVFYGAGFGLAREVGPVYYTAFALLVFISQIILSTIWLKYFNYGPIEWLWRSATYKKWQQFRKKSTAN, encoded by the coding sequence ATGTCCACAGCCTTTACACCCGTTCGTACAAGTGAACGTATCCATATTATGGATGCCCTCCGTGGCATCGCCATTCTGGGCATTTTTATTGCCAACCTTGGCGCAGGTTTTTCGTTTTACGATTCTTCGATTAATAATGTTGGCCCCTACTTTCATAAGCTTGATCATACATTTCGTTTTTGGGAACATGTACTCATCGAAGGAAAATTTTATTCCATCTTCAGCTTACTGTTTGGTTGGGGTATGGCCTTGCAACTGAAACGGAGTGAAATAAATGGATTAACGCCTGTAAAATTTATGCGCAGGCGGTTGGGTTTTATGTTTCTGCTTGGTCTTGCACATTTACTGCTCTTGTGGACAGGTGATATTGTTTGCTTTTACTCCTTGATTGGTTTCGTGTTTTTATGGATGCGTAAGTGGAACGATCGGAAACTATTTATCACCGCCATTGTTTTGTTATGCTTACCTGTTCTTATTTACTTCCTGCGCATGAAATGGAATGTGTTGCTGGCACCCGCAGGTTTGTTGTATGGAACAGGCACAACAATTGATTCGGCTTTAACCGGTTCAAAATCATTTGATGAGTTTTTGATCAATCTGAAAACAGAAAATTATTTTTTCCAGTTAAAAAGTCTAGTTGCCGGTGTGTTTTACCGCTTTGGCGATCTAATTTTTCAAAGCCGCCCTTTAAAAGTGTTGGGTATGTTTATTCTTGGTTATTTGCTGGGACGTAATGATCGTTACAAAACCATTCTTGCAAATAAACAATTGCTCTGGATGATCGCCGGCGGTGGTTTGCTCATTGGCTTACCTGCAAACTATCAGCTATCAAAACTGATGGAAACAGGGTTATACTATCAATTGAAAATAGAAGGCGTTTATCAAAGTGTTGCTTATGCATTAGGCGTTGCGCCATTAGCATTGGCTTATGTTGCATTGTTCTTCTTATTTGCGCAAACTGCAGTTGGTAAAAAAGTTGTAAGCATACTTCAGCCTGTTGGTAAAATGGCATTTACAAATTACATCAGCCATTCAGTGATCGGCACCATTGTTTTTTACGGCGCAGGCTTTGGCCTTGCACGTGAGGTTGGCCCTGTTTACTATACTGCTTTTGCATTACTGGTGTTTATCAGCCAGATCATCTTAAGTACTATCTGGTTAAAGTATTTCAATTACGGACCCATTGAATGGTTATGGCGAAGTGCAACATATAAAAAGTGGCAGCAGTTTAGAAAGAAATCCACAGCGAATTGA
- a CDS encoding DUF1624 domain-containing protein: MQPALNLKQKRIESIDLLRGLVMIIMALDHVRDYFHAGAFMYDPLDLEKTTPLLFFTRWITHFCAPVFIFLAGTSAFLTGQKKSKKELSLFLLKRGAWLILLELTLINFLWNFDLAFNNIYFIVIWTLGISMIFLAAFIHLPNKLILLIGVVLVAGHNLLDQVHVPGNTFKAFGWSLLHDQMFFTWQGKNILVGYPVLPWIGVMALGYCFGRLFTTAYNQQQRKKILLLIGGSAVALFIIIRFINVYGDPVPWSQQPSPLYTFLSFIKANKYPPSLLYILMTLGPSILFLAFTENIRNSISRFISIYGRVPMFYYLLHIFLVHLLAMLAAGLFTQHSWNVWILEQPLWFAEDLKGYGFSLSVVYLVWFIVVVALYPLCKWYDRYKINHKEKRWLSYL; encoded by the coding sequence ATGCAACCAGCCCTCAATCTTAAACAAAAAAGAATAGAATCCATCGATCTTCTTCGTGGATTGGTCATGATCATTATGGCACTTGATCATGTCCGGGATTATTTCCATGCCGGTGCTTTTATGTACGATCCACTCGACCTTGAAAAAACAACTCCCCTTTTATTTTTTACAAGATGGATCACGCATTTCTGTGCCCCTGTTTTTATTTTCCTCGCAGGCACTTCTGCATTCCTGACCGGTCAAAAAAAATCAAAAAAAGAGTTGTCTCTTTTTCTTTTAAAACGTGGTGCCTGGTTAATACTGCTTGAATTAACGCTCATCAATTTTCTCTGGAATTTCGACCTGGCTTTTAATAATATTTATTTCATTGTTATCTGGACACTGGGCATCAGCATGATTTTTCTTGCTGCGTTCATTCATTTGCCAAATAAATTAATCCTGCTCATAGGGGTTGTATTAGTTGCAGGTCATAACCTGCTTGACCAGGTTCATGTGCCCGGTAACACATTCAAAGCATTTGGATGGTCTTTGTTGCACGATCAAATGTTTTTTACCTGGCAGGGCAAAAATATTCTTGTTGGCTACCCGGTTCTTCCATGGATCGGGGTCATGGCTCTCGGTTATTGCTTTGGCAGGCTATTCACCACTGCATACAATCAACAGCAACGAAAAAAAATACTGCTGTTGATCGGCGGCTCTGCTGTAGCATTATTTATCATCATTCGGTTCATAAATGTATATGGCGATCCGGTGCCGTGGAGTCAGCAACCATCTCCGCTATACACATTCCTTTCATTCATCAAAGCAAATAAATACCCGCCATCGTTGCTGTATATATTAATGACGCTTGGACCATCGATCCTGTTTCTTGCATTTACAGAAAATATACGCAATAGCATTTCAAGGTTTATTTCCATTTACGGAAGGGTGCCAATGTTCTATTATCTACTGCATATTTTCCTGGTTCACCTCCTGGCCATGCTGGCCGCAGGTTTATTTACCCAACACAGCTGGAACGTATGGATATTAGAACAACCACTTTGGTTTGCAGAAGATTTAAAGGGTTATGGATTTTCGTTAAGTGTTGTGTACCTGGTTTGGTTTATTGTTGTGGTTGCACTTTATCCCCTATGCAAATGGTATGACCGATATAAAATCAATCATAAAGAAAAACGATGGCTGAGTTATTTATAA
- a CDS encoding DUF1624 domain-containing protein yields the protein MQTAINVSQKRIESIDLLRGLVMIIMALDHTRDFFHREAFTGDPLNPETTTAALYFTRWITHFCAPTFVFLSGVSAWLQSKRKTTKELSWFLITRGLWLVLIEITVMTFGVLGDIYFSTVVLATIWSIGISMVLLGLLIWLPFRAMLIIGLLIVFGHNLLDFAEAERNGAVPVWWSFLHRPAFLQLGSNFTLGIMYPFLPWTGLMILGYCFGKLFSNTETERRNKLLLWMGVAALVLFVILRSMNVYGDSQPWTTQKTGLQTFFSFMNVQKYPPSLLFMCATIGGAFIFLSFVKNTSGRFAKFAIVFGRVPLFYYIVHFYVLHLISIILFLARGHSVAEGMKVPIPFKFIIPGEGYSLWIVYIVWLSVVIALYPLCKWYDRYKTNHKEKKWLSYL from the coding sequence ATGCAAACCGCAATAAACGTTAGCCAAAAACGCATTGAGTCGATCGACTTGCTTCGTGGCCTGGTCATGATCATTATGGCGTTGGATCATACACGTGATTTTTTTCACAGAGAAGCATTTACCGGCGATCCGCTAAATCCTGAAACAACTACGGCTGCACTTTATTTCACACGCTGGATCACACATTTCTGTGCGCCCACATTTGTTTTTCTTTCAGGCGTTTCTGCCTGGCTGCAGAGCAAACGAAAAACAACAAAAGAGCTGAGTTGGTTCCTGATCACACGTGGTCTTTGGCTGGTACTCATAGAAATAACTGTAATGACGTTTGGTGTATTAGGCGATATCTACTTCAGTACGGTTGTTCTCGCAACAATATGGTCCATTGGTATAAGTATGGTACTGCTGGGGCTTCTGATCTGGTTGCCCTTCCGGGCAATGCTGATCATTGGACTATTAATTGTTTTTGGTCATAACCTCCTCGATTTTGCGGAAGCAGAACGCAACGGTGCTGTGCCTGTATGGTGGAGTTTTTTGCATCGTCCCGCTTTTCTTCAATTGGGCAGCAATTTTACATTAGGCATCATGTATCCTTTTCTTCCGTGGACAGGACTGATGATACTTGGTTATTGCTTTGGTAAACTTTTCAGCAACACCGAAACAGAACGCAGAAATAAATTATTACTGTGGATGGGTGTTGCTGCCTTGGTATTATTTGTCATACTCCGTTCAATGAATGTGTATGGTGATTCACAACCCTGGACTACGCAAAAGACAGGGCTGCAAACATTCTTTTCATTTATGAACGTGCAAAAATATCCGCCATCTTTACTCTTTATGTGTGCAACAATTGGTGGTGCATTTATCTTCTTATCATTTGTAAAAAACACAAGCGGACGTTTTGCAAAATTCGCCATTGTGTTTGGCAGGGTTCCGCTGTTTTATTATATCGTACATTTTTATGTGCTCCATCTCATTTCAATTATTCTGTTCCTGGCAAGAGGACATAGTGTAGCAGAAGGGATGAAGGTGCCTATTCCGTTTAAGTTCATTATACCGGGCGAAGGTTATAGTTTATGGATCGTATATATTGTTTGGCTTTCGGTTGTAATTGCCTTGTATCCTTTATGTAAATGGTACGATCGCTATAAAACCAATCACAAAGAAAAGAAATGGCTGAGTTATTTATAA
- a CDS encoding sterol desaturase family protein translates to MELINKLLAINPNYILIGLMVLFYSLEQLLGNQFTFTKRPQHLFQNSLFYAVFFLLGILWSWVSVSSIEWLNNHQVGLFYVVQLPLWLKLFLGVAMFDLVSYWFHRLSHVVPFLWRFHRVHHSDTTMDASTNFRGHPLESFLWFGSSSILAAGIFGLDLLTLGLYLFITMIFFVLQHSNLRFPKWIDKSIGLVITTPNIHKVHHEQDQHYTDSNFSDIFIVWDRLFGTYKHKPVEHIKLGLKEFDEDKKQTFWYLMKSPFINVKRIGSDELKSK, encoded by the coding sequence ATGGAACTCATTAACAAACTACTCGCTATCAATCCCAATTATATCCTAATTGGATTAATGGTGCTGTTTTATTCGCTTGAACAATTGCTCGGCAATCAGTTCACATTTACCAAAAGACCGCAACACCTGTTTCAAAACAGTCTATTTTATGCGGTGTTTTTTCTTCTGGGTATTCTCTGGTCCTGGGTTTCTGTTTCCAGTATTGAATGGCTGAACAATCACCAAGTCGGACTTTTTTATGTTGTTCAATTGCCACTTTGGTTAAAATTGTTTCTCGGCGTTGCGATGTTTGACCTGGTGAGTTACTGGTTCCACCGCTTGTCGCATGTAGTGCCATTCCTGTGGCGTTTTCATCGAGTGCACCACAGCGATACAACCATGGATGCTTCCACTAATTTTCGTGGTCATCCGTTAGAGAGTTTTCTTTGGTTTGGCAGCAGCAGTATTCTTGCTGCAGGCATTTTTGGTCTCGACCTTCTTACGCTTGGTTTGTATTTATTTATTACGATGATTTTCTTTGTACTGCAACACTCCAATCTTCGTTTTCCCAAATGGATCGATAAAAGTATTGGTTTAGTTATAACAACACCTAATATCCACAAAGTACACCACGAACAAGATCAGCATTATACCGATTCAAACTTCTCCGACATTTTTATTGTATGGGACCGCCTCTTTGGTACATATAAACACAAACCTGTTGAGCACATCAAACTGGGTTTGAAAGAGTTTGATGAAGACAAAAAACAAACCTTCTGGTATTTAATGAAAAGTCCGTTCATCAATGTAAAACGGATCGGTTCTGATGAACTGAAAAGTAAGTAA
- a CDS encoding serine hydrolase domain-containing protein: MKKKLFLLLLALYAFTIHAQQTYFPDADWQTKKPEELKMNKVWLDSAVSFAMKNENKVERDLRIANMKSYSREPGYKMIGPMKERGGPAGLVIKNGYIVAQWGDVSRVDMTFSVTKSYLSTVAGLAVDNGLIKNVHDKVGQYVWGELFEGPHNSKVTWDHLLTQSSDWSGSLFGLEDWADRPPREGTIDDWKNRKLLEPGTNYEYNDVRVNLLAYSLLQVWRKPLPVVFKEKIMDPIGASTTWRWFGYENSFVTMDGLTVQSVSGGGHHGGGIFINTLDHARFGLLFLRNGKWKNQQLLSEKWINAAIQPSTANKNYGYLWWINTEQGWKGISAIVYYAAGYGGNYIIVDKEHDLVVVTRWMDDSKIAEMLSLVIKSIEEK, translated from the coding sequence ATGAAGAAAAAACTATTCCTCCTTTTACTTGCTTTGTATGCATTTACTATTCATGCACAGCAAACTTATTTTCCTGATGCTGACTGGCAAACAAAGAAACCAGAGGAACTGAAGATGAATAAAGTTTGGCTCGATAGTGCTGTGAGCTTTGCCATGAAAAATGAAAACAAAGTTGAACGTGACTTGCGTATTGCCAATATGAAATCGTATTCACGTGAACCCGGTTATAAAATGATTGGGCCCATGAAAGAAAGAGGCGGACCGGCAGGACTTGTGATCAAGAATGGTTACATCGTTGCACAGTGGGGCGATGTGAGTCGTGTTGATATGACTTTTAGTGTAACAAAAAGTTATCTCTCCACTGTTGCAGGTTTAGCAGTTGATAATGGATTGATCAAAAACGTACATGATAAAGTGGGTCAATATGTGTGGGGCGAATTATTTGAAGGACCCCACAATTCAAAAGTTACCTGGGATCATTTGCTCACACAGTCGAGTGACTGGAGCGGTAGTTTGTTTGGGTTAGAGGATTGGGCCGATCGTCCACCAAGAGAAGGAACGATTGATGATTGGAAAAACCGCAAGCTGCTTGAACCGGGAACGAATTACGAATACAACGATGTGCGTGTAAATCTTCTTGCTTATTCTTTATTACAGGTTTGGCGCAAACCATTACCTGTTGTGTTCAAAGAAAAGATCATGGATCCCATTGGCGCATCCACTACATGGCGTTGGTTTGGCTATGAAAATTCGTTTGTAACAATGGATGGATTAACAGTTCAATCAGTTAGTGGTGGTGGTCATCATGGTGGCGGCATCTTCATCAACACACTTGATCATGCACGGTTTGGTTTGTTGTTTTTGCGAAACGGCAAATGGAAAAACCAGCAACTGCTTTCAGAAAAATGGATCAACGCTGCTATTCAACCATCAACAGCTAATAAAAATTACGGTTACCTGTGGTGGATCAATACTGAACAGGGATGGAAAGGCATTTCAGCCATAGTATATTACGCAGCAGGTTATGGCGGTAACTATATCATTGTTGATAAAGAACATGACCTGGTTGTTGTTACACGATGGATGGACGACAGTAAAATAGCAGAGATGCTTAGTCTCGTTATTAAATCAATTGAAGAAAAATAA
- a CDS encoding APC family permease, translating into MNPVVQKENLKREIGVRSLTLAIVNITAGSGIFVIPAIIAEDLGAAAILGYLVCGALIFLIALCFAELGSKTSTSGGVYSYIETAFGPYAGFLANNIFWIGGCIVADAAIANALVDTLKYFFPVLGTNVYRAVFLCLVFSIIALINIRSVKNGVRLIEFATLGKLIPMIGLVIVGAGFISSENLAWTIDPNFSNIGNASLLLFFAFIGLEGPLSNGGEIKDPKRTVPLGIFFGVTGVLILYISIQLVTQGVLGSTVTAHKDAPLAAVADIAFGKWGAAIIIAASALSMLGALGGEILSIPRILFAGARDGLMPKPLAKVHPRFLTPYVAIAFYASLGLILAISGGFKQLATISSAAVLIIYLGVVLSSVKLRRKDTITTEKTFRVPGGIIVPLLASAGIIWLLSNLTRPELIGIGLFMIVFSFAYVIMKQVKKKNQTGKETSDLKDE; encoded by the coding sequence ATGAACCCTGTTGTTCAAAAAGAAAATCTAAAACGTGAAATCGGCGTACGGTCACTCACCTTAGCGATTGTAAACATCACAGCAGGTTCTGGCATTTTTGTTATTCCCGCCATTATTGCTGAAGACCTCGGCGCCGCTGCTATTCTTGGCTATCTTGTTTGCGGCGCACTTATTTTTTTAATTGCTCTTTGCTTTGCCGAACTGGGTTCTAAAACTTCTACCAGTGGAGGCGTTTACAGTTATATCGAAACGGCATTTGGTCCTTATGCCGGATTTTTAGCCAATAATATTTTTTGGATTGGCGGCTGCATTGTTGCAGATGCAGCTATTGCCAATGCATTAGTAGATACGTTGAAATATTTTTTTCCTGTATTAGGTACAAACGTTTACCGGGCTGTTTTTCTATGCCTTGTTTTCAGCATTATTGCATTGATCAATATCCGAAGTGTAAAGAACGGTGTGCGGTTAATTGAGTTTGCCACACTGGGAAAATTAATTCCAATGATCGGGTTGGTGATTGTGGGAGCAGGATTTATCTCGTCAGAAAACTTAGCATGGACGATCGATCCAAACTTCAGCAATATTGGTAACGCATCATTACTGTTGTTTTTTGCTTTTATAGGATTAGAAGGTCCGTTAAGCAATGGAGGCGAAATAAAAGATCCAAAACGCACCGTACCACTTGGAATATTTTTCGGTGTTACTGGCGTATTGATTTTATACATCTCCATTCAATTAGTAACACAAGGCGTACTCGGTTCAACAGTTACAGCTCATAAAGATGCTCCGCTTGCAGCAGTTGCTGATATTGCGTTTGGAAAATGGGGAGCCGCCATCATTATTGCAGCGAGTGCTCTTTCGATGCTGGGCGCATTGGGTGGAGAAATACTTTCCATTCCACGTATCCTGTTTGCAGGTGCAAGAGATGGCTTGATGCCAAAGCCATTGGCGAAAGTGCATCCACGTTTTTTAACACCGTATGTCGCTATAGCGTTTTATGCTTCGTTGGGTTTGATACTTGCCATCTCAGGCGGCTTTAAACAATTGGCTACGATTTCCAGTGCCGCTGTATTGATCATTTACCTTGGCGTTGTACTGTCTTCAGTAAAGCTCAGGAGAAAAGATACCATAACAACCGAAAAAACATTTCGTGTACCCGGTGGAATCATTGTTCCACTATTAGCTTCTGCCGGTATTATCTGGTTGCTATCGAATTTAACCAGGCCTGAGCTTATTGGCATTGGCCTGTTTATGATCGTATTCTCATTCGCATACGTCATTATGAAACAGGTAAAAAAGAAAAATCAAACGGGTAAAGAGACAAGTGATTTGAAAGACGAGTGA